One Pyrus communis chromosome 13, drPyrComm1.1, whole genome shotgun sequence genomic window carries:
- the LOC137713967 gene encoding uncharacterized protein has translation MVVWSYPPTRKQLAVTAFCFVTGVALFAVGAHLSLANVGPQQDRVKARRDFVRDRLRKLLDDD, from the coding sequence atgGTGGTGTGGTCGTACCCACCGACGCGGAAGCAGCTGGCCGTGACGGCGTTCTGTTTCGTAACGGGGGTGGCGCTCTTCGCCGTCGGAGCTCACCTATCGCTGGCAAACGTGGGCCCCCAACAAGACCGGGTCAAGGCTCGAAGGGACTTCGTCAGAGACCGACTCAGAAAGCTCCTCGATGATGATTGA
- the LOC137713006 gene encoding uncharacterized protein At5g41620-like: MPRPNSNLGMDLMIPGKIRKRGCSSSASSSSSIIQNYRFKRAILVGKRGGSSTPVPTWKLMSSRSPTASALRAMDSPNYSQNGGARSKQQQPVSARKLAATLWEMNDMPSPIVKEGSDERRLRKMEARNRKARERERIARSAHSGSLPPHLSDPSHSPVSERMDRSGTGSFHRRASPISQRRLRLTDHHAGMLDSHGNGSLMEVETRSRAQTPTASTAGAKTRLKDVSNALTTSKELLKIINCVWGNEDRPSSSVALISALHADLERARLQVNQLIQEQHSDQNEINYLMKCFAEEKAAWKSKEHKVVEAAIEAVAGELEVEKRLRGRFESMNKKLRKELAETKASLVNTVKELEGERRTREIMEQVCDELARDVTEDKDEAEEMKRESTKVRDEVEKEREMMLFADLLREERAQVKLSEAKHLLEEKNAAVDMLRSQLEAFMGSKATKEKGRSSTHLNDEEISAYLSRAHLGSCQDEERDEDEGEVEDGVECEEDSAESDLHSIELSMGNNSEGYNLNHTSAATLDPRRAAPFVEEIKGSKCTSGKPPRRSTSLQRSISDGVEWGMQTERLQNSGDGIDWERFPELERQRQRQGKGCANEMQGHKSSRGIRDQMLSGSRLGHAIVHASPTRQWGQPWPSRDPTGTFQDRPPSAQGSGSKSRLGEVRDEGQNGRRYKR, translated from the exons ATGCCGAGGCCGAACAGCAATTTGGGGATGGACCTGATGATCCCTGGAAAAATCCGGAAGCGGGGTTGTTCGTCGTCGGCGTCGTCGTCATCGTCGATCATCCAGAACTACAGATTCAAGCGGGCGATTCTGGTTGGGAAGAGGGGCGGATCCAGTACGCCCGTGCCCACTTGGAAGCTCATGAGCTCCAGGTCACCCACCGCTTCCGCATTGCGCGCCATGGACTCACCCAACTACTCCCAGAACGGCGGCGCCAGGTCTAAGCAGCAGCAGCCCGTGTCGGCGAGGAAGCTCGCCGCTACGCTCTGGGAAATGAACGACATGCCGTCTCCGATAGTGAAAGAGGGGTCGGACGAGAGGCGGCTGAGGAAGATGGAGGCGCGTAATCGTAAGgccagagagagggagaggattGCGAGATCGGCGCACTCCGGTTCTCTGCCGCCCCATCTCTCCGATCCATCTCATAGTCCCGTTTCCGAG AGGATGGATCGGTCTGGAACCGGTAGTTTCCATAGAAGGGCGTCGCCCATTTCGCAAAGGCGGCTCAGGCTCACAGACCATCATGCTGGAATGTTGGATTCTCATGGCAATGGTAGCTTAATGGAG gTTGAGACTAGATCACGAGCCCAGACGCCTACTGCTTCTACAGCTGGAGCCAAGACACGTTTGAAAGATGTTAGTAATGCTTTGACCACGTCTAAAGAGCTACTGAAAATTATCAACTGTGTTTGGGGTAATGAAGATCGACCTTCATCAAGCGTGGCCCTTATCTCAGCGTTACATGCTGATCTGGAGAGGGCTCGTTTACAGGTCAATCAGCTGATCCAAGAACAACACTCAGACCAGAATGAGATCAACTACCTTATGAAGTGTTTTGCTGAAGAAAAGGCAGCTTGGAAAAGCAAGGAGCATAAAGTTGTCGAGGCTGCCATTGAGGCTGTTGCAGGAGAACTTGAGGTAGAGAAGAGACTGAGAGGGAGGTTCGAAAGCATGAACAAGAAACTCAGGAAAGAACTGGCGGAGACAAAAGCCTCTCTTGTTAATACGGTAAAAGAACTTGAAGGTGAAAGGAGAACAAGAGAGATCATGGAACAAGTATGTGATGAATTAGCCAGGGATGTGACTGAAGATAAAGATGAAGCAGAGGAAATGAAGAGGGAATCCACAAAAGTTCGTGATGAGGTTGAGAAGGAAAGGGAGATGATGCTGTTTGCTGACTTGTTGCGTGAGGAGAGAGCTCAAGTGAAACTCTCAGAGGCAAAACATCTTCTTGAAGAGAAGAATGCAGCCGTTGATATGTTGAGGAGTCAACTTGAAGCCTTCATGGGAAGTAAGGCAACCAAAGAAAAAGGACGCAGTTCTACTCATCTGAATGACGAAGAAATTTCTGCGTATCTAAGTAGAGCTCATCTTGGTTCCTGTCAGGATGAAGAAAGAGATGAGGATGAAGGAGAAGTTGAAGACGGAGTAGAATGTGAAGAGGATTCTGCTGAAAGTGATCTTCATTCCATAGAGTTAAGTATGGGCAACAACAGCGAAGGCTACAACTTGAATCACACTTCTGCAGCCACTCTTGATCCAAGGCGGGCAGCACCTTTTGTTGAAGAAATCAAAGGGAGCAAGTGTACTTCTGGGAAGCCACCGAGAAGAAGCACTTCTTTGCAAAGAAGTATATCAGATGGAGTGGAATGGGGCATGCAAACTGAAAGGCTCCAAAATTCAGGAGACGGGATAGATTGGGAGAGGTTTCCTGAACTGGAGAGGCAAAGGCAACGGCAAGGAAAAGGTTGTGCAAACGAAATGCAAGGACATAAATCATCAAGGGGTATTCGGGACCAAATGTTGTCTGGTTCTAGGCTTGGACATGCTATAGTTCATGCTAGTCCCACACGGCAATGGGGGCAGCCATGGCCTTCAAGGGATCCTACCGGTACATTTCAAGATAGGCCTCCCAGCGCGCAAGGCAGTGGTTCGAAGTCAAGATTGGGGGAAGTGAGAGATGAAGGCCAGAATGGCAGAAGGTATAAACGGTGA